From a single Solenopsis invicta isolate M01_SB chromosome 4, UNIL_Sinv_3.0, whole genome shotgun sequence genomic region:
- the LOC105196893 gene encoding uncharacterized protein LOC105196893 isoform X2, producing the protein MYKRTDLKETLWQEVADIVGPHATAETVRERFINMRTTFMNNEKRIRESKQRCSGKSTDEIYKPKWPFYTSLLFLKKACVQTESSSNLDVLEDNQADSEERNNNLVNSIKSNMYFDTNLEKWVLIPPDTNASLHASHQDDSQTDFN; encoded by the exons ATGTACAAGCGAACAGACTTGAAAGAAACTCTGTGGCAAGAGGTAGCAGATATCGTAGGTCCACATGCAACAg ctgAAACAGTTCGTGAAAGATTTATCAATATGAGAACTACGTTTATGAATAACGAAAAAAGAATAAGGGAGTCAAAACAAAGATGCAGTGGAAAAAGTACTGATGAGATCTACAAACCTAAGTGGCCATTCTACACAAGTCTGCTGTTCTTAAAGAAAGCCTGTGTACAAACGGAAAGTTCATCAAATCTTGATGTACTTGAAGACAATCAAGCTGATAGCGAAGAAAGAAACAAtaatcttgttaattcaattaaaagcaatatgtattttgatacaaatttaGAG AAATGGGTATTGATACCACCTGATACCAATGCATCTTTACATGCTTCACATCAAGATGACAGCCAAACAGATTTCAATTAG
- the LOC105196893 gene encoding uncharacterized protein LOC105196893 isoform X1 — protein sequence MPPKKQAISTDQEVLLIDAVKNRPHLWDVSHPMYKRTDLKETLWQEVADIVGPHATAETVRERFINMRTTFMNNEKRIRESKQRCSGKSTDEIYKPKWPFYTSLLFLKKACVQTESSSNLDVLEDNQADSEERNNNLVNSIKSNMYFDTNLEKWVLIPPDTNASLHASHQDDSQTDFN from the exons ATGCCACCAAAGAAGCAAGCAATTAGTACTGATCAAgaagttttattaattgatgCTGTAAAAAATAGACCGCATTTGTGGGATGTTTCTCATCCAATGTACAAGCGAACAGACTTGAAAGAAACTCTGTGGCAAGAGGTAGCAGATATCGTAGGTCCACATGCAACAg ctgAAACAGTTCGTGAAAGATTTATCAATATGAGAACTACGTTTATGAATAACGAAAAAAGAATAAGGGAGTCAAAACAAAGATGCAGTGGAAAAAGTACTGATGAGATCTACAAACCTAAGTGGCCATTCTACACAAGTCTGCTGTTCTTAAAGAAAGCCTGTGTACAAACGGAAAGTTCATCAAATCTTGATGTACTTGAAGACAATCAAGCTGATAGCGAAGAAAGAAACAAtaatcttgttaattcaattaaaagcaatatgtattttgatacaaatttaGAG AAATGGGTATTGATACCACCTGATACCAATGCATCTTTACATGCTTCACATCAAGATGACAGCCAAACAGATTTCAATTAG